From the genome of Jaculus jaculus isolate mJacJac1 chromosome 17, mJacJac1.mat.Y.cur, whole genome shotgun sequence:
catgcgccaccacgcccgactctctccaatttttttttatatgaaaacCATGTATATGAAATACATATTTGACTTCCTGGGATatcttatatataatttattcagcTGCCAATTTACTAATTTGTACTTCTGCTTAATGTTACTATTTCACAGGTCAGTTGGCTTTTTAAGTGTCActtattatattttttggttcaAAAGTTTTCCTTGATTCTCTTAAAAACCTGCCtgctatttttaatagtttttgctattaaaatttgtttatttattagagagaggcagacagagagcaagacagtatgagcgcagcagggcctcctgacactgccaacaaactccaggcacatgcgtcactctatgtatctggtttacgagGGCACTGGAGaatgaacctgggcagtcaggatttgcaagcaagcaccttcaacccctgagccagctctccagcccagttctttgttattttgctctttttcttaattttttttattaattagttttgtactcagcaaatatagtcagtttggaccattattaagctcatccgtgacctaccccctccccttggcccctccttgttgaggtatatgggtcgtgcattgtggagttagcccacagttatgggtaggataaatgtctctgcatatcatgacccaacatgtggctctgacattctttccagcccctcttccgtgaaatttccctgagccatgttgggttcatttttggtctgcttcagtgatgaggtgttgggggtctgggtctctggatctctgatttggtaggagttgatttttctctgcgttgatcttcacccttgtgctggtatccggttcacgaagaaaacaacacccttgcttgtttcgtcaattattctcagtttcagccggggcccttttgaggtatgatggggtggctctctctttaggatccacatctatctgaaaaagagaagcagattcttcaacggagagaaagttagtaccagacaaatgagataacccttacttttttttttagtagagaatgtaataggtgtaggcccccttgtagcccatgattggtggtagcttgataatggacagcgggcttatgtttggatatgtttctgacttgtttcccagctccagctatgggccccGTACCACtggggggatcagttagccgaatcgagagcagttgtttcttttcttttcctttccttcctcttttttctttctctctctttctttcttctttcctttaaatGAGAACTTTGATACATGACCATTTTGAGATTTGATCATATTCAAACCCCATTGCCTTCTTTTTTCCTCCGCCCCATCCTGTTCTATTAGGcacccttctctttccagatAGTTGTTCACCTGTTTTGAtgtcttattcattttttaagacacatgtctttttatttatttatttatttatgagagagagagagagagagagagaatgggcatgccagggcctccatcccctgcaaatgaactccagacacatgagcccccttgtgcatctggcttatgtgggtcctggggaatcaaacctgggtcctttggctttgcaggcaagtgtcttaaccgctaagccatccctccagcctgtctgattccttttgtcctcctctgtcctccatgtcaaagTGTTGATGGGCTCACAACAGTGGGCATCTTGTACCAGCAATCACATTGGGGTTGCAAATGCACCAAACtcactctaactctctctctcttttttcattgttctcaccttcattctttttttttcatttttttaaaaatttttttatttatttatttatttgagagtgacagacacagagagaaagacagatagagggagagagagagaatgggcgcgccagggcttccagcctctgcaaacgaactccagacgcatgcgcccctatgtgcatctggctaacgtgggacctggggaaccgagcctcgaaccggggtccttaggcttcacaggcaagcgcttaactgctaagccatctctccagcccttttttttcattttaagaatattagatatagacatattttgtatgtgaacatcacatgttggtaccatcctttccccccaccccaccccttttctgaagaggccttcctctttggggatgcaggaCAACCCCATGGTAATTGTGGATCATGccttatggggcagcagtcagttatgggggagaggcaatgtctctgtgcaaaatgatccaacttgtggctctaacgatcttttgccccctcttccgcaaaattccctgagccgtgctgggagcattttaagtctacttcagtgatgggctcttaggagcatctggatctcttgTTTGGTAGCTGTTGAGTGTCTTTTGTATCTTCCTCCATcgtccttgtgctgatatcagcttaactaagagagcagcattcttgctcattcccccagttcctctgtggtttcagctggggccagggtggagtgcgctgggttgtttatctcctcacgtcaagctcccatctgaaaaagaggagcagatttccagaccaccttgcctgcccacacactgcccttgcctctctctctctctgttttttgctttttcaaggtagggtctggctctggcCTATGTAGTtgcaggtggcctcaaactcatgatgctcttcctacctctgcttcctgagtgctgggattaaagatgtgtaccaccatgccctgcaccaatttcttttatttattttaagaaacataataaatatactagttttatattctatatattatAATTCCAATAGTTACCATGGATgtagttctgattttcttttcccttgtttcTGCTGTCTTCTCCCATGGTCTCTCCTGACGGTTCATATTAactttttgaataatttttaaatcatttttatttatttatttgagagtgacagacagagagagagaaagaggtagatagagagagagagagattgagcaaatgagctccagacgcatgtgcccccttgtgcatctggctaacgtgggttctggggaatggagccttgaactggggtccttaggcttcacaggcaagcgcttaactgagccatttcctcagccctataacttttttttttggggttttcgaggtagggtctcactctagcccaggcttatctggctggaattctctatgtagtctcaaggtgaccttgagctcatgacgatctcctacatctgcctcccgagttctgggattaaaggcatgtgccaccacgcctggcttgttatGACTTTTGAtttagattcatttttttttcttatttttagttgtttatttgagaaagaggcaggcagagaaagagatagtgagtataggcatgccagaacctcccaccgctgtaaacaaattccagacacaattACCACAttgtgatctggctttacatgggtactagggaatcttgggtcatcaggctttgcgaacaagtgcccttaacagctgagccatctttccagccctagattcttctttttttttttttttgaggtagggatttgtctgtagcccagattggcatTGAATTTGTAATCCTTTTGCATCAGGCCTCCcatatgctgagattacaggtctgctccactacacccagctaacaTGTTTAATGGCATTTTATCTGTGAGAAGTCATTTAGGGTTGTATTGAGCTACCTTTCTTTTGTCATGTTCCTAGTGATACTACCTCCTGTGACCAGTATAATCAATTGCAGTTTaagcttttacacacacacacacacacacacacacacacacacacacacatcctgatCATTATCTTTAGGACAGCCAAACTCTTACCTTTCTGCATCCTGCTTTCTCCTCCCTGTAAATCCTaggttgtttctctttttctttgtcatctTATTAGTGTTAATAAaacggccaggtgtggtggtgcacgcctttaatcccagcactcaggaggcagaggtaggaggatcaccatgagtttgaggccaccctgacactacatagtgaattccaggtcagccagggctagagtgagaccctgcctcaaaaaaacaaaaaccaaaactaaaaccaaaaacaacaacaataaattaataaataattaataaagagCCACTTTAGTTGACCTGAAATTTCACATTTTATAATAGGAGGGAGGAATACCTGACATATTCACTGCATTTTGCTGTGCTCATAGCAGACATTACTAATTGAGTATGGAGTCCAACATGGCTTACTTGTGAATCTTTTTCCACTGAGTAAATCAGGGTGGTTGGATGTTTCTGGGCTGTCGGTATAGGAGATTCTTCTAGAAGCTCCATGTGTGGGTAGAAAAAGGAGGGTGAACCATAATGGGAATCTTACAGCAGACTCTTTACTGAAcagtttaatttctttcttaaatccCTAAAAGGCTCCATACAAGGTAGGTACGTCTGTTTCACAAATGAGAAAATAGAATAGAAGGCTCCAAGAAATTTGCCTCTTCCGTAAGTTAAATAGCAGTTTGAACTTTTGGAATTTCTTAGCTCCCTTTTGCAATTATGTCATGCCAGGAAAGAGGAATGGAAAAGCCGCAAGTAAGATTACGAGATGGCTCCTTTCTGAGCCTAGAACACATCCAATCCTCCTGTGTCTGGAAGTCAGAATATTGATCATATCCATTCATCACACATACCCTCCAGAACTAGGGAAGTAGTTTCAGGTGAGGGGGCCTCTGGGAGGGAGTTTTCTCCCATTGTGGCTCGGTGGGAACTGTTATGAGCAGATGGTACTGACAATGCCAGGCTTTAAGAGAGAAGGCCGTTTAATTATGTTGTTGCGGTAACCTCATTACCGGCACAaagcaccctaccaaaagcagccGGTGGGAGGAGAGTTGTTTATTTCGGCTTACGGTCCagaggagaaactccatgatagcTGGGGAgagcgtggcatgagcagaagagaGGCTGGCCATcatctctgccatagcaggtggcaaGCAGCCGCGGGAGAGTGAGTGGCACAAGCTAGGGGTAATAAACCAATAAGGTTTGccaccagcaacacacctcctccagcaaggctccacctcccaaattgccaccagctggtaaccaagcatttaaaacacacgAGTTTTTTGGGGACACTTAATTCAAACCGCCACTCATGTCAGAGTCCTTTGGCATGattttttcatttctctcattCCATTTTATACTCTTGGGGACTCTGAAATCATttagattctctctctcccttcctctttctcttttcttatgagagagagagaattggcacatcagggcctcagcctctgcaatcaaacttcagatgcttgcaccacctagtgggcatgtgaggccttgcacttgcctcacctttgtgtgtggcttacgtgggatctggagagttgaacataggtccttaggctttgcaggcaagtgccttaaccattaagtcatctctccagctccctctttctctctttttaaaaaaatatattgtatttatttatttatttgagagagagaaagagggagagaggcatctagccactgcaaacaaactccagatacatgtgcccccttgtgcatctggcttatgtgggtcctggagaatcaaaccaggatcctttggctttgcaggcaaacaccttaaccactaagccaattctccagctccctctttctcttttgtatgtAGTCCAcgttgcccttgaactcctgatcctctagCCTACCCCCTCCtgactgttgggattacagatgtgcatcatCACCTTCCCCACCCATGAAATCTCATTCTCTTAATCTCGCATCCATGATGGAGAAAGCCTCCCCCGCTCCATTGCCACCGTGTGAGTCTTTATAGAGCATGGGGGAGGTGGAAATGCTGGTGGGGCTCAGTCCAGCTTCACAGAGCTTCAAGACCACTAAATTGCAACTGGATTAATTCCTGTGATGTGAGAGTCGAGTGAGGTGATATGCCCTGTGGAGGCAAGCAAATGGCAGATGTCCAATAAAAATgtgttcttttctgtctttcaaccataactttttttttttgactgtgaATGCTTTAAAGTTCAAGTTTTAAGCTACTTTTAAAATTCGATTCTTATCGTCCCTCTTCCCCCCCATGTTCGCTTCCTTTTAAGCTGCAGGTGATTTTAAGAAGTgatccagttttatttattttttcgttGTGGTTTAAGGGCTTGGCTGGACTGGCAGGACAACCCGGAGCCTGAGGAGAGCTGGGCTGAGAGGAGGTCCTACGAGCCATGGGTGTGGGCTTCGGCTCCAATTCCAGGGGTCTGAGGACTGCTTACTTGTAGAGGCGAAGACTAACTCACCCTTCACGAGTGAGGCAGCTGCTCAGCCTGGCTTTACTGCCTGGTAGCAAGTAAGAGATTGGGGAGTGAGGCCCACCTTACAGAAGAGTTAGGTTCCGAAAGAGGTTTGGACTGAGCATCTGGGATTACTGATCGAGCAGGTTCCAGTGAAGAAAAGGCTCCACTTGgtgctctttccctccccctctcccttccttccctcccttcctccttccctccccttctttccctccctcccctccccctctcccttccccctttcctcccttccctcctcttacttccctccctccctccctcccttcctccctccttccctccctcccctctcttcctccttccctccgtttcttctccttcctcccctccctcccttccttcattcctcctttcccttccccttcccatcccatcctctcttccctgtccttctcctccatttctttttctcctgtttctttccagTGCTTGAGgtagaacctagggccttgcatgGGCTAGTCAAAGCACTCTGCTTTGAACTACCTCCCCATCTGgaattttctcctcctcctcccttctcttcttccttactCCTTTCCCCCGCTCctcctccttgtctctctccctttcctttcagGGTCTCagttatcccaggctggcctcgaacttgcaatGTAAcagagtatgaccttgaactgctgatcctcctgcctctacctactgACTTCTGGGAGCGCAAGCACAGGCCTCTGTTCATGATTTATATGGTGCTGGCAGTTGAACGGGTGGCCTTTTGCATGCTCCACAGCACTCTGCCtgctgagctacatgcccagccctCTCTACCCCTTCAAAAAGGTCAttatttctgtaatttcttttcccttttcactGTCCATTTGAGGAAGGCAACCGTGTATTTTCTCAGGGGGATTCTGGAACTGACAGTTATATCCAAGGCCctaagggacaaaaaaaaaaaaaaaaaaaaaaaaaaaaaaaaggaaagcgtGGCTGGCAGGTAAGATGGTCTTTGTTTGCTTGTGAGGACTGGCACACACGAGAATCATTGGTTGTTGGtacaaaaataaacagcaacaacaacaacaaaacaaccttGGGTGTTTGGGTTGGATCAGCATAGGAATCAGAGAACACAGCTGTGGGACTCCATCGCCTACGGAGACGAGACCCTGACTGTTCATCTCCACTTGCTTTCTTGTACATATGTCTTCTCCGCCTGAcagttttttttcctacaaatccTCTCACCGTGTGCTAGTAATACTTAAAGGGTTTCTTTCCTCCTGAGTCCTTGGCTTCCATTCCAGTGATGCCTAGAATCTTTCCGTTTTAAATGCCCCCTATTCCACAATGATGCATCGATGTGAGAGATGCTATAGTTATAACATATTTCTGCAGCTGCTCACCACAGCTGGGCTGGCTGCTGATGTGAATTGGGAACTAGACTTATTTTTGCATGCAGGTACATGTAcctgtgtaggtcagaggacaatctcaggtgtcatcctcaggaattccacatttattttcctttttttttggacagAACAAACACCATAAAGATTTAATTAACAGTCACAGTGTCTCAGCTAGGCCACCACCCATGAAAGCACCCCAAGTCCAGAGTTCCTCCAGGGTCTTCTATGGGCTCAGCCTGGAGAAGCAAGCAGTCTGGGATTCATTCGCTGGCCCTCCACTTTCCTGGAAACTGGTGTGGCTCAGGAGCTTGCTGGGGTGGGAGGTTCAGTGGCTGTGCCGTGGGTTCCCTCTGCACCAGCTCTGGCTCGTCCTCCCCATCCTGGGGCGGGTGGACCAGAACCTTGTCCAAGATGCCAAACTCCTGGGCCTCCATGGGGCTCATGTAGCGGTCCCTCTCCATGGCTGACTCTATCACCTGCAGGCTCTGCTTCGTGTGTTTGGCATAGATGTTGTAAAGCTGCTTCTTGAGTTTTATGATCTCCTCTGCGTGGATGGCGATGTCTGTGGCTTGGCCCCGGGCGCCCTCAGAGGGTTGGTGGATCATGATGCGGGAAGTGGGGACGGAGTGACGCATGCCAGGGCGACCAGTGGCTAGAAGCAGGGAGCCCATGCTGGCAGCCTGGCCCACGCACCATGCACAGATGGGGTTCAGGAAGTACTGCATTGTGTCATAGATGGCCAGGCCTGAGGTCACCACACCACCTGGGCTGTTGATAAACATGTGGATGGGCTTCTTGTTACTCTCGGACTCAGGAAGAGTTGCTGGGCAATGACTAGGCGGGCAACGTTGTCATCGCTCGGACCCATGACACACACAATGCGCCCCGGCGGCAGCCGCGGATAGATGTCATAGGCACGTTAGCCGCGAccctgcagagagagagactcccccttttttttgaggtagggtttcactgtagctcaggctgacctggaattcagtagtatgtatatatttttaacatgagATTTTTGTCTAGTTCTACAGATTGGAACCATTGTGATAGaagtcattaaagaaaaaaaaaagatttgttaacCTGACAGATCCTAATTTCTTGGAAACCATATTTAGATTTTCATGTTAGATATTAAAATGTATGATTCtgagaaatgattaaaaaaaaaaaaacccaagtgcCTGAGTTCTCACATCTCATCTTTCCTAATTTCCAGGAATAAGGTCTGCAGAGCAAATACGTGCTACTGAAGAGAAACCTCTAACTTACTTTCCGCTCCAGTTTCGCAACTATTGATACACTGTATGGTATCCACTCTCCTCCCTAGGGTCTAGTGAAAATCTCTGCTGCCTTAGTTTAACTTAGTTTCTAACAAGGTCATTATTACTTAGCCGTGTGACAAAACAGCAgatattctttatttctatttatatatttatttgtgcccgtgcatgcacgtgtgtgggcacaccagggcttctcttcgctgcaaatgaacacacgaTGCCTGCACCACTgtttgcagtctggttcacatgggtggtttgggaattgaacttgagctggGAGGCTTTGCCCACAAATACCTTTAGCAGCtccaccatctccccaaccccagtggATATGCTTGCTGTAAGAGTATCTTACCTTGTCATTAATGACAGCTGATGTGGACAAACCCCATTGAATCATTGCCCTTGGTGAGCCGGGATTAGACAGTCCCATGAATAGTCACTTGGTTGGGGTTAGGCTGAGCACATGGCAGGGAAGCAATCTTATCCCACCtgagctgctttttaaaaaaattttatttatttatttgagagcggcagacagacaaagagggagagaaagagagagaatgggcgcgccagggcctccagccactgcaaacgaactccagatgcgtgcgcccccttgtgcatctggctaacatgggtcctggggaatcgagcctcgaactggggtccttaggcttcacaggcaagtacttaaccgccaaaccatctctccagccccagttttcttatctgtaagATGGGAAGGGTAGAAAAACCATCAGCTGTCTGAGAGTTCTCCTTGGTTGCTATGGCCATGAAAACGAGCGTACCCATGGCTTACTCAAGGTTTGCTGCTGGCGAGGAACTCAGGGTTGCAGACAAACCAGTGTATCCATCCTTTACCTGAAGGTAACCTTGAGCATCAGATCTCTGAATGATTTATGCAGCAGAAACCGTAACCCTTTGAAGTGCTGCCGTGTCTGATTGAGTTTGCATTTCCCGAGGTCTCTCCTCTCCTGCTGGGCTCCAAGAAGGGAGCTATCCCTGCTGGGCTCCAAGAAGGGAGCTATCGAAATAGCCTTTGAATAGACTTGGGGAACACAAGTTACTGCCAGCGGTTACATAAGCCTGCAGCTGCGGGCGCTCTGCTTGCATTGTGGCCTGCATGCCATTGGAAGGCAGGCCTCCAGGGGCCAGCCTTTCCTTGTTATTATTTCTGAGACAGAACCGAAGCCGGTTCGGTGGTGCAGTATAGTGGGGAAGGTTCTCTGATGAGGCAGTCTCTGCAACCAAGCAGAGAAAATTCTTAACACAGTTCTGGGGGAAGGAGTGGAGAATCGATGGAGTCAGTCAGGAGTGTGAAAAGCAACACTTCTGTAGAGAGTGAAAGCCAGAGACACTGATTGGAAAGGCAACAGACAAGCGCATCAGTTGGGAggactggtttgtttgtttttcatgtgtgtgtgtgtgcgcgcgcgagTGTGTAtctgtatgatgtgtgtgtacacgtgcatgtTCAGGCCTGTGTAAATGTGCGTCTGCACATGTCCTGGCACCCGTGTGGAAGGCTTTGGGTGCCAGTCCTTCCTCATCCTCTGTCCTGTTTTGAGTCAGGGCCTCTCATAGTTCAGCACACCGCGTTCACCAGCCTCCGTGGCCTCTGAGcgtcacagccatcctcctgcctccacctcccttgtGAACTGGGATTACTTACTCATGCTGTTGAGTCCAGTCTGACGTGAGTTccagggatctgaattcagggactcaagcttgtgtggcaagcactttattcagtgaggaatctctccagccaagactgatattttgttttaaatacatttgttttccttgttttatgagagacagacagacagagagagagagagagagagggaatgaattggcatgctagggccttcagccactgcaaacaaa
Proteins encoded in this window:
- the LOC105944473 gene encoding ATP-dependent Clp protease proteolytic subunit, mitochondrial-like, which produces MFINSPGGVVTSGLAIYDTMQYFLNPICAWCVGQAASMGSLLLATGRPGMRHSVPTSRIMIHQPSEGARGQATDIAIHAEEIIKLKKQLYNIYAKHTKQSLQVIESAMERDRYMSPMEAQEFGILDKVLVHPPQDGEDEPELVQREPTAQPLNLPPQQAPEPHQFPGKWRASE